A single Thermaerobacter sp. FW80 DNA region contains:
- a CDS encoding helix-turn-helix domain-containing protein — MKVLQAYRFALDPTPRQQRALASHVGARRRLQLGPRPGEGAPGSPCPGRGCGGALDPPRLATGVEPAKAPRRPLVAGELEGSLRLRSGRTRPGPSERVQEPQG; from the coding sequence ATGAAGGTTCTTCAAGCGTACCGCTTCGCGTTGGATCCTACGCCCCGCCAGCAGCGGGCGCTGGCCTCCCACGTGGGCGCCCGCCGTCGCCTTCAACTGGGGCCTCGCCCTGGTGAAGGAGCGCCTGGAAGCCCGTGCCCGGGGCGAGGATGTGGAGGTGCCCTGGACCCTCCCCGCCTTGCGACGGGAGTGGAACCGGCAAAAGCACCGCGTCGCCCCCTGGTGGCGGGAGAACTCGAAGGAAGCCTACGCCTGCGGTCTGGACGGACTCGCCCGGGCCCTTCAGAACGAGTCCAAGAGCCGCAAGGGTGA
- a CDS encoding sulfite exporter TauE/SafE family protein, with translation MAGVVVGGVNGLLGVGGGTLLVPALVYWFGVPDHRAHGTSILVVGLTSLISAGVYATRGMVDPSLAAQVAAGGVIGAALGARWMAYLRPRGLRRLYGAFLLALGLRMLIWG, from the coding sequence GTGGCCGGGGTCGTCGTCGGTGGCGTCAACGGGCTGCTCGGGGTGGGCGGCGGAACCCTGTTGGTACCGGCCCTGGTGTACTGGTTCGGGGTCCCGGACCACCGAGCCCATGGCACGTCGATCCTCGTGGTAGGGCTGACCTCCCTGATCAGCGCCGGCGTCTACGCGACCCGGGGGATGGTCGACCCGTCCCTGGCCGCGCAAGTGGCCGCCGGCGGGGTGATCGGGGCGGCCCTGGGGGCCCGCTGGATGGCGTACCTGCGACCCCGTGGCCTGCGGCGCCTGTACGGCGCTTTCCTTTTGGCGCTGGGCTTGCGGATGCTGATCTGGGGCTAG
- a CDS encoding DCC1-like thiol-disulfide oxidoreductase family protein has protein sequence MAQAEQELLARAHPSGRWYHGFAAVRAIAQRLPLLWPTVPLLAVLQGLGLGPALYRAIARRRPVVLPLPGACPLPRRARCVGTDPAGPCAGGDRRRDADGSAGRAGRRGTRSRPAAGEVGRRDDAPPPADRGVTGSGCSTSCWWRPRSRPTRGTSPARVR, from the coding sequence ATGGCCCAGGCGGAGCAGGAGCTCTTGGCTCGCGCGCACCCCTCCGGCCGGTGGTACCACGGCTTCGCGGCGGTCCGGGCCATCGCCCAGCGGCTGCCGCTGCTCTGGCCGACGGTGCCGTTGCTGGCCGTCCTCCAGGGACTCGGCCTCGGGCCGGCCCTGTACCGCGCCATCGCCCGCCGGCGGCCGGTGGTCCTGCCCCTTCCCGGGGCCTGCCCGCTGCCCCGTCGTGCCCGATGTGTCGGGACCGACCCCGCGGGCCCGTGCGCCGGCGGGGATCGCCGGCGGGACGCGGACGGCAGCGCCGGGCGTGCCGGCCGGCGCGGGACGAGGAGCCGCCCCGCTGCTGGCGAAGTGGGGAGACGGGACGATGCCCCGCCGCCGGCCGACCGGGGGGTCACGGGTTCCGGATGTTCGACGTCGTGCTGGTGGCGCCCGAGATCGCGCCCAACACGGGGAACGTCGCCCGCACGTGTGCGGTGA
- a CDS encoding tRNA (cytidine(34)-2'-O)-methyltransferase — MFDVVLVAPEIAPNTGNVARTCAVTGARLHLVRPLGFRLSDRMLRRAGMDYWEHVEWRVHDTWDELLAALPEARFCYLEPDGPVRYSDLAFAPGDVLVFGSESRGLPREFIRQRPGPVLRVPMRPGLRSLNLASTVALVLYEAYRQHGFPGLV, encoded by the coding sequence ATGTTCGACGTCGTGCTGGTGGCGCCCGAGATCGCGCCCAACACGGGGAACGTCGCCCGCACGTGTGCGGTGACGGGCGCCCGGCTGCACCTGGTCCGGCCCCTGGGCTTCCGCCTCAGCGACCGGATGCTCCGCCGGGCGGGCATGGACTACTGGGAGCACGTGGAGTGGCGGGTCCACGACACGTGGGACGAGCTGCTGGCCGCGCTGCCGGAGGCGCGCTTCTGCTACCTGGAGCCCGACGGGCCGGTCCGCTACAGCGATCTCGCCTTCGCGCCCGGGGACGTCCTGGTCTTCGGGAGCGAGTCGCGAGGCCTGCCGCGGGAGTTCATCCGCCAACGGCCGGGCCCGGTCCTGCGGGTGCCCATGCGGCCGGGCCTGCGCTCCCTCAACCTGGCCAGCACCGTCGCCCTCGTCCTCTACGAGGCGTATCGGCAGCACGGCTTCCCCGGCCTGGTGTGA
- a CDS encoding zinc ribbon domain-containing protein yields the protein MVRQLHLRGGAAARPPPVPLEARRRRYCSRCGAAKPSLPLSQRVFRSEECALVLDRDENAARNLAALAAAVAGSGPETQNARGRDGRPATRQAIPEEAGSRHRRMAG from the coding sequence GTGGTTCGTCAGCTTCACCTGCGAGGTGGAGCGGCCGCCAGGCCGCCCCCGGTTCCCCTGGAAGCTCGTCGGCGTCGATATTGTTCGCGGTGTGGCGCGGCCAAGCCGTCGCTGCCGCTTTCGCAGCGCGTTTTCCGCTCTGAGGAATGCGCGCTTGTGCTCGACCGGGACGAAAACGCGGCGCGGAATCTCGCGGCCCTGGCGGCCGCCGTCGCCGGGAGTGGCCCGGAGACGCAAAACGCCCGTGGACGGGATGGAAGACCTGCCACAAGGCAGGCGATCCCGGAGGAAGCGGGAAGCCGGCACCGGCGCATGGCCGGGTAA
- a CDS encoding acylphosphatase: MTQDGASSRSDRPADIAGDAAPTDLARVEVTVHGQVQGVGYRAFARSRALALGLRGWARNEPDGTVTVLAEGERAALDAFIEALRQGPPAAQVQGLEVRWGAARGLSAGFGIR, from the coding sequence GTGACGCAGGACGGCGCATCGAGCCGGTCGGATCGGCCCGCCGACATCGCGGGCGATGCAGCCCCGACCGACTTGGCTCGGGTCGAGGTCACCGTGCACGGGCAGGTGCAGGGCGTCGGCTACCGGGCCTTCGCGCGCAGCCGTGCCCTGGCCCTCGGGCTGCGAGGGTGGGCGCGCAACGAACCCGACGGCACCGTGACCGTTCTCGCCGAGGGCGAGCGCGCGGCGCTGGACGCGTTCATCGAGGCGTTGCGCCAGGGCCCACCCGCCGCACAGGTCCAAGGCCTCGAGGTGCGCTGGGGCGCCGCCCGCGGCCTGTCAGCGGGGTTCGGCATCCGGTGA
- a CDS encoding cell division protein FtsI, translated as MSKPRHRDGGQAAERQREEGRPASSPNPAADGGLNPLTTGAADGWGPAWVRPGEGEGVDTPAPYNPLSNSAGFQPFATRAERFGAAPQASRDDPEGAGVVAPAPSTPPAPRPPRRREAGDARRGPSAPR; from the coding sequence GTGTCCAAGCCGCGGCATCGCGACGGCGGACAGGCCGCGGAGCGGCAGCGCGAAGAGGGTCGGCCGGCGTCGTCCCCCAATCCGGCGGCCGACGGCGGGCTGAACCCGCTGACCACGGGGGCCGCCGATGGCTGGGGCCCGGCGTGGGTCCGCCCAGGCGAAGGGGAGGGGGTCGACACGCCGGCACCGTACAATCCACTGTCCAACAGCGCGGGCTTCCAGCCCTTCGCCACCCGTGCCGAGCGGTTCGGGGCCGCCCCGCAGGCCTCCCGGGACGACCCGGAGGGGGCCGGCGTGGTGGCACCCGCCCCGTCGACGCCGCCGGCGCCCCGGCCGCCGCGTCGCCGCGAAGCCGGCGACGCCCGCCGCGGGCCCTCGGCGCCGCGCTGA
- a CDS encoding nitrilase-related carbon-nitrogen hydrolase → MARGLWPILQQQAFRLVLRWTARRGPLRRTIAAMGIRRSANLHKLDPARVRVAAVQLELSPVQRPEEFVRWVADPLARAVAEGAQLVAFPEDVGLALLGLLPGFDRLAQAPSAEAALAELGDVAVADVLRFLGPAVARIHHTTFATLARAHGVFVHAGSVMLPQGRDLYNVGFLYGPDGRLVGRHAKVHLLPLEAEWGLCSGDALEVYDTLLGKIGIPVCMDATYFETFRLLALKGAEIVVVPIANPEPYNEWHARRGTWARVQETPVYGIVPALVGRLLGFELTGRAAVYAPLALTPAGDGVLAQARTWDRAEVVWADLDLVRLREYRQRVAFPAYLRPDLYTRYLEPAYRRLLGGGTVPGPEVRPPLRAGAAPLGRGPRSSRDEPALTNRPSPTALDEPPVGNRPG, encoded by the coding sequence ATGGCCCGCGGTCTTTGGCCGATCCTCCAGCAGCAGGCGTTCCGGCTGGTGTTGCGCTGGACCGCCCGGCGCGGTCCCCTGCGGCGGACCATCGCCGCCATGGGGATCCGCCGCAGCGCCAATCTGCACAAGCTTGACCCGGCGCGGGTGCGGGTGGCGGCCGTGCAGCTGGAGCTCTCCCCCGTGCAGCGCCCGGAGGAGTTCGTCCGCTGGGTGGCCGACCCGCTGGCGCGGGCCGTGGCGGAGGGCGCCCAGCTGGTGGCGTTCCCGGAGGACGTGGGGCTGGCGCTCCTCGGGCTGCTGCCCGGCTTCGATCGCCTGGCCCAGGCGCCGTCGGCCGAGGCGGCCCTCGCGGAGCTGGGCGACGTGGCCGTCGCCGACGTGTTGCGCTTCCTCGGGCCGGCGGTGGCGCGCATCCACCACACGACCTTCGCGACCCTGGCCCGCGCCCACGGCGTGTTCGTCCACGCAGGCAGCGTCATGCTGCCCCAGGGCCGCGACCTCTACAACGTCGGCTTCCTCTACGGTCCCGACGGGCGGCTGGTGGGACGCCACGCCAAGGTCCACCTGCTGCCGCTGGAGGCGGAGTGGGGCCTCTGCTCCGGCGACGCCCTCGAGGTGTACGACACCCTGCTGGGCAAGATCGGCATCCCCGTCTGCATGGACGCCACCTACTTCGAGACCTTCCGGCTGCTGGCGCTCAAGGGCGCCGAGATCGTGGTGGTGCCCATCGCGAACCCGGAGCCCTACAACGAGTGGCATGCCCGGCGCGGCACCTGGGCGCGGGTCCAGGAGACCCCGGTCTACGGCATCGTCCCCGCCCTGGTGGGCCGGCTCCTGGGGTTCGAGCTGACGGGTCGCGCCGCCGTCTACGCCCCCCTCGCCCTGACCCCCGCGGGTGACGGCGTCCTCGCCCAGGCCCGTACCTGGGACCGGGCCGAGGTGGTCTGGGCCGACCTCGACCTGGTGCGGCTGCGGGAGTACCGCCAGCGCGTCGCGTTTCCGGCGTACCTGCGGCCCGACCTCTACACCCGGTACCTCGAACCCGCCTACCGCCGCCTCCTGGGAGGAGGGACGGTTCCCGGGCCGGAGGTCCGTCCCCCCCTTCGGGCGGGGGCCGCGCCCCTCGGCCGGGGGCCGCGTTCGTCCCGGGACGAACCGGCCTTGACGAACCGGCCTTCACCGACCGCCCTGGACGAACCGCCTGTCGGGAACCGCCCGGGATGA
- a CDS encoding sulfite exporter TauE/SafE family protein gives MGVPWPSLIAVATGILSGMSIGGGSLLVPALVLVVGVPQHVAQGVVLATFPVVAAVAAWVHWRQGFLRWRLALRIAAGSAVGAALGARLAVDVSGELLRRLFGLYLVGIGMYALYRSRR, from the coding sequence TTGGGCGTTCCCTGGCCGAGCTTGATCGCGGTCGCCACGGGCATCCTCAGCGGGATGTCCATCGGCGGCGGATCGCTCCTGGTCCCCGCGCTGGTGCTCGTCGTCGGGGTCCCCCAGCACGTGGCGCAGGGGGTCGTCCTCGCCACCTTCCCGGTGGTGGCGGCGGTGGCTGCGTGGGTCCACTGGCGCCAGGGCTTCCTGCGCTGGCGGCTGGCGCTGCGGATCGCGGCGGGCAGCGCGGTGGGTGCGGCGCTCGGCGCGAGGCTCGCCGTCGACGTGTCCGGCGAGCTGCTGCGCCGCCTCTTCGGCCTCTACCTGGTGGGGATCGGCATGTACGCCCTGTACCGCAGCCGCCGATGA
- a CDS encoding DUF441 domain-containing protein — protein sequence MGQPDLVLLAILGLGALGRNPLVTAAAGILLLLRLLGLAWVLPLVEQHAMSLGLILLIVAVLIPFADGQVTLQQTVQSFTRGGLAGYAGLVAGFVAAVLGARGIALLEQNPHVIIGLIFGTLVGVAFFQGIPVGPLTAAGFAAVLLELFTLLRRGF from the coding sequence TTGGGGCAACCGGATCTGGTCCTGCTGGCGATCCTCGGGCTTGGGGCCTTGGGGCGCAACCCCCTGGTGACCGCGGCGGCGGGGATCCTCTTGCTCCTCCGGCTCCTGGGGCTGGCGTGGGTCCTCCCCCTGGTCGAGCAGCACGCCATGTCCCTGGGCCTCATCCTCTTGATCGTCGCCGTCCTCATCCCCTTCGCCGACGGCCAAGTCACCCTCCAGCAGACCGTCCAGAGCTTCACCCGCGGCGGCCTGGCGGGCTACGCCGGGCTAGTGGCGGGCTTCGTCGCGGCGGTCCTGGGGGCGCGGGGCATCGCGCTGCTCGAGCAGAATCCCCACGTCATCATCGGCCTCATCTTCGGCACGCTGGTCGGCGTGGCCTTCTTCCAGGGCATCCCGGTCGGCCCGCTGACGGCGGCGGGGTTCGCCGCCGTCCTGCTGGAGCTGTTCACCCTGTTGCGCCGCGGTTTCTGA
- a CDS encoding NifU family protein: MREQVEQALESIRPAIQMDGGDIELVDVDENGVVRVRLVGACVGCPMSIMTLKAGIERILRERVPGVTDVEAV, from the coding sequence ATGCGTGAGCAGGTGGAGCAGGCGCTGGAGTCCATCCGTCCGGCGATCCAGATGGACGGCGGTGACATCGAGCTGGTGGACGTGGACGAGAACGGCGTCGTGCGGGTGCGCCTCGTCGGCGCATGCGTGGGCTGCCCGATGTCCATCATGACGTTGAAGGCAGGCATCGAGCGCATCCTGCGCGAACGGGTGCCGGGCGTGACCGACGTCGAGGCCGTCTGA